The following coding sequences are from one Nicotiana tabacum cultivar K326 chromosome 1, ASM71507v2, whole genome shotgun sequence window:
- the LOC107780218 gene encoding small ribosomal subunit protein mL104 (rPPR9)-like, with the protein MRRFTSPLTRLHLRTLLRRSATNQSHHLPCSQFSLSKTHLFTSSLPHDPFPFSLYCTSFKPFSSQSEDPVKDQEEETIAQSVSSELVKELDAESLSIPERLHLSFSHLTLTPSLILTTLNLSPDAGRTVLGFFKWVKSEESFKLDDEVVSFFVDYFGRRKDFKAADDVLTDSKGVTGSKTFESMIDRLVRAGRPTQAVAFFENMEKDYGLVRDLNSLKLLVSRLCEHGFASYAEKMVKNLANEFFPDEYVCDMLIRGWCVDGKLDEAQRLAGEMYRGGFEIGTAAYNAILDCVCKLCRKKDPFRLQSEAENVLVEMEEKGVPRDVETFNVLITNLCKIRKTEDAMNLFYRMGEWGCSPDETTYLTLIRSLYQAARIGEGDEMIDRMKSAGFGDALNKKAYYELLKILCGIERTDHAMTVFAKMKEDGRKPGLKTYDLLMGKLVAHNRVDKANALYKEAESNGLPVEPKAYMVHPRYAKKKPTSVKKEKKRETLPEKMARKRRKLKKIRLSFVKKPRKMQRRAY; encoded by the coding sequence ATGCGTAGATTCACGTCCCCGTTAACACGCCTCCACCTTCGAACACTGCTCCGCCGCTCGGCGACTAATCAATCCCACCACCTTCCCTGTTCCCAATTCTCCCTTTCCAAAACCCACCTTTTCACTTCATCACTGCCCCATGACCCATTTCCGTTTTCACTATATTGCACCAGTTTTAAACCCTTTTCATCCCAATCTGAAGATCCTGTAAAGGATCAAGAAGAAGAAACAATTGCTCAGTCTGTATCGTCTGAGCTTGTCAAAGAACTGGACGCCGAATCTCTCTCCATTCCGGAACGACTCCATCTTTCTTTCTCCCACTTAACTTTAACGCCTTCCCTGATCCTTACCACACTCAATCTTTCCCCAGATGCTGGCAGAACTGTTCTAGGGTTTTTCAAATGGGTTAAATCCGAAGAAAGTTTCAAACTTGATGATGAagttgtgtctttctttgtggATTATTTTGGGAGGAGAAAGGATTTTAAAGCTGCAGATGATGTGCTTACTGATAGCAAAGGGGTAACGGGTTCTAAGACATTTGAGTCCATGATTGATAGACTTGTACGGGCCGGGAGGCCCACTCAGGCAGTGGCATTCTTTGAAAATATGGAGAAAGATTATGGGTTAGTTAGGGATTTGAATTCTTTGAAGTTGCTTGTTTCTAGGTTGTGTGAGCATGGTTTTGCTAGTTATGCTGAGAAAATGGTGAAGAATTTAGCTAATGAATTTTTCCCTGATGAATATGTATGTGATATGTTGATAAGGGGTTGGTGTGTTGATGGGAAACTTGATGAGGCGCAGAGGTTAGCTGGGGAGATGTATAGAGGAGGGTTTGAAATTGGTACTGCAGCATATAATGCAATTCTTGATTGTGTTTGTAAGCTTTGTAGGAAAAAGGATCCATTTCGGCTTCAATCCGAGGCAGAGAATGTGTTGGTGGAAATGGAAGAGAAGGGTGTTCCTAGAGATGTAGAAACCTTTAATGTGTTGATCACTAACTTGTGTAAGATCAGGAAAACAGAGGATGCTATGAATCTGTTTTATAGGATGGGGGAATGGGGTTGTTCTCCAGACGAGACAACGTATCTTACACTTATTAGGAGCTTATACCAGGCAGCAAGGATTGGAGAGGGCGACGAAATGATTGATAGAATGAAATCTGCAGGTTTTGGGGATGCACTTAATAAGAAGGCTTATTATGaacttttgaaaatattatgCGGGATTGAGAGAACTGATCATGCTATGACTGTCTTTGCAAAAATGAAAGAGGATGGTCGCAAACCGGGGTTAAAGACTTATGATTTGTTGATGGGAAAGCTGGTTGCTCATAATCGTGTTGACAAAGCAAATGCCCTTTATAAGGAAGCCGAGAGCAATGGGTTGCCAGTTGAGCCAAAGGCCTATATGGTGCATCCTAGATATGCAAAGAAGAAACCGACATCtgtgaagaaggagaagaagcgGGAGACACTGCCGGAGAAAATGGCTAGAAAGAGGAGAAAGCTAAAGAAAATTCGCCTGAGTTTTGTGAAGAAACCTAGGAAAATGCAGCGCCGAGCGTATTGA
- the LOC107824277 gene encoding uncharacterized protein LOC107824277 isoform X2 encodes MGGSRCESILQSGYNCSVRIEKNKRKGRNRRKKPGIPQKNYVVYECHFCSHRNLKRGTPSGYMKDLYPAKTTTSRVDPTKSATRKSEQLDTVVSSIDKARVDPTESATQKSEQLDTLEANIDETRVDLTESATQKSEQFVTSVASTNRDNYNADVTVSSEIVGDDPTASPATPLSTVTVTSLLDSKRKKRNRTGFKKKVEPQVGSSATDAEKTVSISSKRKRKSWTSLKEISENEGSSSRKFSNISVPFVL; translated from the exons atgggaggtagcag GTGTGAATCTATCCTTCAGTCTGGCTATAATTGTTCAGTACGGATCGAGAAGAACAAAAGAAAGGGACGAAATAGACGCAAGAAACCTGGTATTCCCCAGAAGAACTATGTTGTCTATGAGTGCCATTTCTGCTCACATCGTAATCTTAAGAGAGGAACCCCAAGTGGCTATATGAAAGACCTATATCCTGCCAAAACAACAACTTCAAGAGTAGACCCTACTAAATCAGCAACCCGAAAGTCTGAACAGTTGGATACAGTAGTATCTAGTATCGATAAGGCAAGAGTTGACCCTACTGAATCAGCAACGCAAAAATCTGAACAGTTGGATACGTTAGAGGCTAATATCGATGAGACAAGAGTTGACCTTACTGAATCAGCAACCCAAAAGTCTGAACAGTTTGTTACTTCAGTGGCTAGTACCAATAGAGATAATTATAATGCAGATGTAACGGTTTCATCTGAAATAGTTGGAGATGATCCTACCGCTAGTCCTGCAACTCCATTGTCGACAGTAACAGTTACTTCTTTGTTGGATTCTAAGAGGAAGAAAAGAAACAGAACAGGGTTCAAGAAGAAAGTTGAACCTCAGGTTGGTTCGTCTGCGACAGATGCTGAGAAAACTGTCTCAATATCCAGTAAGCGAAAGAGGAAGTCTTGGACTAGTTTGAAGGAAATTTCTGAAAATGAGGGTAGCAGTAGCAGAAAGTTCTCCAACATATCTGTACCATTTGTTCTTTGA